The Shewanella sp. NFH-SH190041 genome has a window encoding:
- a CDS encoding MSHA biogenesis protein MshI has product MDNSIFHRLAFWRKHSNATGLGMYVAPDAVWIHRPATADKEAVEMEFRLAGNNWASVFPKIADAFGHNRFQLVLSAAWYQLLQVDKPPVEPQEMAQALLWAVKDMVNVPVANIHLDYFDAPLASQSKVTVAVVDKSQLQQLVFAAVECHCDISGISIEEMAVCNLHPHDPQARLVISHYPGQDLLFTVVRDGEPCMQRRVRGFGELDTITAQDLSYGAADNLSLELQRSMDYFESQLRQPPVTAIDILVGGASDTLAQLVGANFNQAVTSIPKSSVGIAMATLAYTEMNREESA; this is encoded by the coding sequence ATGGATAACAGTATTTTTCACCGTCTTGCATTCTGGCGTAAACATAGCAACGCAACCGGCTTAGGGATGTATGTGGCACCGGATGCTGTTTGGATTCACCGGCCAGCAACAGCCGACAAAGAGGCTGTGGAAATGGAATTTCGACTAGCTGGCAATAATTGGGCTAGCGTTTTTCCCAAAATTGCTGATGCATTTGGCCATAATCGTTTTCAGTTGGTATTGAGTGCTGCGTGGTATCAGTTACTTCAAGTTGACAAACCACCTGTTGAACCCCAAGAAATGGCCCAAGCATTGCTTTGGGCTGTTAAAGATATGGTCAATGTGCCAGTTGCAAATATTCATCTGGATTATTTTGACGCCCCCCTCGCTAGTCAAAGTAAAGTGACAGTCGCTGTTGTTGATAAATCTCAGTTACAGCAGTTGGTTTTTGCTGCTGTTGAGTGTCATTGCGACATAAGCGGTATCAGCATCGAAGAAATGGCTGTGTGTAATCTCCATCCTCATGATCCCCAAGCCCGTTTAGTTATTAGTCATTATCCTGGTCAGGATTTACTCTTTACCGTAGTGCGTGATGGTGAGCCCTGTATGCAGCGTCGAGTCAGAGGATTTGGTGAACTAGATACGATTACTGCGCAGGATCTTTCTTATGGCGCAGCTGATAATCTGAGTCTGGAGTTACAGCGTTCGATGGATTATTTCGAGAGTCAGTTACGTCAGCCACCTGTCACTGCAATTGACATTTTGGTTGGCGGTGCCAGCGATACATTAGCTCAGTTGGTTGGTGCTAATTTCAACCAAGCGGTGACTTCGATACCAAAATCATCAGTTGGTATCGCGATGGCTACTTTGGCCTACACTGAAATGAATAGGGAAGAAAGTGCATGA
- a CDS encoding fimbrial assembly protein, producing MKKRLNLFSEELLPPKLQLSFSRLTKVCVALIVIFGVAGGLLIFSNHELQAQSQQLTAQKNQLTEQKTTLETQVNQRKPDAALISQVELMTERLKLKGLMLDELKRRGTAISQGFSPLLFDLASVSAPKLWLDRIKVDEDKFGFEGYSVKAQTVPYWIEQLKTTDTLRGYAFASMTMNRGDGKPIAFNLSSKPQIQKEVVTEKAK from the coding sequence ATGAAAAAACGCCTAAATCTTTTCAGTGAAGAACTTTTACCTCCTAAGCTGCAATTATCTTTTTCTCGACTTACCAAGGTATGTGTAGCGCTTATTGTTATTTTTGGGGTGGCAGGTGGATTGCTCATTTTTAGTAATCATGAGCTTCAGGCTCAGTCCCAGCAGTTGACCGCACAAAAGAATCAGCTCACTGAGCAGAAAACGACGTTAGAGACTCAGGTTAATCAGCGTAAGCCTGATGCAGCGCTCATCTCACAGGTTGAGTTAATGACCGAGAGATTAAAATTGAAAGGGCTAATGTTGGATGAATTGAAGCGTCGGGGTACCGCTATTAGCCAAGGTTTTTCACCTTTGTTGTTCGATTTAGCTAGTGTATCGGCACCTAAGCTCTGGTTGGATCGCATTAAGGTCGACGAAGATAAATTCGGGTTTGAAGGTTATAGCGTCAAGGCTCAAACAGTGCCTTATTGGATTGAACAGCTAAAGACAACCGATACATTGAGAGGATATGCCTTTGCTTCAATGACAATGAATCGGGGCGACGGGAAGCCAATTGCTTTTAATTTGAGTAGTAAACCTCAGATCCAAAAGGAAGTGGTAACGGAGAAGGCTAAATGA
- a CDS encoding MSHA biogenesis protein MshJ has protein sequence MMQQWHEWSEKFDALSARERGLVAMSVTAFLFVLAYLIFEPYWLERSKLDKGIAAMTQDNKKLQTQIKLFETRLSVDPNQDYRQRLVSLKSQLGDLDGQFATHNVVPANYMPTLLNAVLEKARNIKVLSFKSLPPESLLQGKGDKENINLYSHGVRLVIQGDYFSVLKFMKAVEEMPDKLYWKSMDYRVKDYPDADVVLEFYTLSINKDFISVAN, from the coding sequence ATGATGCAGCAATGGCATGAGTGGAGTGAAAAGTTTGATGCATTGTCAGCCCGCGAACGCGGACTGGTTGCCATGTCAGTCACGGCTTTTCTGTTTGTGTTGGCGTATTTGATATTTGAGCCTTATTGGTTGGAGCGGAGTAAGCTGGATAAAGGTATTGCAGCGATGACGCAGGACAATAAGAAGCTGCAGACACAAATTAAGTTGTTTGAAACCCGCTTGAGTGTTGATCCCAACCAAGATTATCGACAACGTTTAGTCAGTTTAAAGAGTCAGCTGGGGGACTTAGATGGGCAGTTTGCAACCCATAATGTGGTACCTGCTAATTATATGCCTACGCTGCTCAATGCTGTTTTGGAAAAAGCTCGAAATATAAAAGTGTTGTCATTTAAATCCTTGCCTCCTGAGTCACTTCTCCAGGGAAAAGGAGATAAAGAAAATATTAACCTCTACAGTCATGGTGTCAGGTTGGTTATTCAAGGGGATTACTTTTCTGTGCTTAAGTTTATGAAAGCAGTGGAAGAAATGCCGGATAAATTATATTGGAAAAGCATGGATTATCGGGTGAAGGACTACCCCGATGCAGATGTAGTGCTGGAGTTCTATACCTTGAGTATTAATAAGGATTTTATCAGTGTTGCAAATTAA
- a CDS encoding MSHA biogenesis protein MshK, translated as MLQIKPFVSLVALLMCSNALAQPLKDPTRPAVVTGKQSRGPVIRTDTGLVLNSIVKSPQQSYAVINSRIYHLGSSVRGVRIMKISEDHVLLADGRRLTLFTSVIGK; from the coding sequence GTGTTGCAAATTAAACCATTTGTCAGCCTTGTTGCATTACTGATGTGCAGTAATGCACTTGCCCAGCCGTTGAAAGATCCTACCCGCCCCGCAGTTGTCACTGGGAAACAGAGTCGAGGACCTGTTATTCGTACTGATACTGGGTTGGTATTGAATTCAATTGTTAAGAGTCCTCAGCAATCATATGCGGTAATTAATAGTCGTATTTACCATCTGGGGTCGAGTGTGCGGGGCGTTAGGATTATGAAAATCAGTGAAGATCACGTTTTACTGGCTGATGGCCGTCGGCTAACGCTGTTTACTTCTGTTATTGGGAAATAG
- the mshL gene encoding pilus (MSHA type) biogenesis protein MshL, with protein MSLRKYSILLLPLFLLGCQSVDRPDPVNSKQAVSELLASQQHKAETTPPPPAAMPEDVLREMGSTDLESGLKSRVSSERRFNVSANDVPASVFFASLVQGTPLSVVVHPGVEGHITLSLKSVTLSEAILVVEDMYGFDISLEGNILRVYPAGMRTETFPLNYLYMQRQGLSVTSVSAGRISDNNSSGNSSSSSNSGSSSNESFSGAGDGNGSQETNGTFIRSETKTDFWGELQKTLEAIIGDTGKGRQVVVSPQAGLVTVRAYPNELRQVRNFLKTAETHLQRQVILEAKVLEVTLSDGYQQGIQWDNILGHIGSTNIEFGASGGNFGDQITSALGGLTSLKISGKDFSTMINLLDTQGDVDVLSSPRVTASNNQKAVIKVGKDEYFVTNVSSTTVASATPVTTPDVELTPFFSGIALDVTPQIDKAGNVLLHIHPSVIDVKEQIKQIKVSDSSLELPLAQSEIRESDTVIKAGSGDVVVIGGLMKTENVEYESQIPLLGDIPFIGEAFKNRSKEKRKTELVILLKPTVVGADTWRKELERTRNLLDRWYPSAESQVSGDNAQ; from the coding sequence ATGTCCTTGAGAAAATATTCCATTCTGTTGCTGCCCCTGTTTCTGTTGGGATGTCAGTCCGTGGACAGGCCAGACCCTGTTAATTCTAAACAGGCTGTCTCTGAGTTACTGGCCAGTCAGCAACATAAAGCTGAAACTACTCCCCCGCCCCCTGCCGCTATGCCTGAAGATGTATTGCGGGAAATGGGGTCAACGGATTTAGAATCTGGTTTAAAATCGCGTGTATCTTCGGAGCGTCGCTTCAATGTCTCTGCTAACGATGTGCCTGCCAGTGTCTTTTTTGCCAGTTTAGTGCAGGGAACCCCGCTAAGTGTGGTGGTACACCCTGGTGTTGAAGGCCATATTACACTGTCGCTGAAGAGTGTGACCCTCAGTGAAGCTATTTTGGTTGTCGAAGATATGTATGGCTTTGACATCAGTTTAGAGGGGAATATTTTACGCGTTTATCCAGCAGGGATGCGCACTGAAACATTCCCGTTGAATTATCTGTATATGCAGCGTCAAGGGTTAAGTGTGACGTCTGTTAGTGCAGGGCGCATTTCTGATAACAACAGCTCTGGCAACTCATCAAGCTCTTCAAACAGTGGTAGTAGTTCCAATGAGAGCTTCTCCGGGGCTGGTGATGGCAATGGTAGCCAAGAGACCAATGGCACATTTATTCGTTCTGAAACCAAAACTGACTTCTGGGGGGAGCTACAAAAAACCTTAGAGGCTATTATCGGTGATACTGGTAAAGGACGTCAGGTAGTCGTTTCGCCTCAAGCGGGTTTGGTGACGGTGCGCGCATACCCCAATGAATTACGGCAGGTGCGTAACTTCCTTAAAACGGCTGAGACTCATTTACAGCGTCAGGTTATTCTTGAAGCCAAGGTACTTGAAGTGACTTTGTCAGATGGATATCAACAGGGAATTCAGTGGGACAATATCCTCGGCCATATTGGCAGCACCAATATTGAATTCGGTGCTTCTGGTGGTAACTTTGGCGACCAAATTACCAGTGCTTTGGGTGGCCTAACATCATTAAAGATCAGTGGTAAAGACTTTAGCACCATGATCAACTTGTTGGATACGCAAGGTGATGTTGATGTGTTGTCTAGTCCAAGGGTGACGGCATCAAACAACCAAAAAGCAGTGATAAAAGTTGGTAAAGATGAATATTTTGTCACTAATGTGTCTTCTACAACGGTCGCATCTGCAACCCCGGTAACCACCCCTGATGTGGAATTGACACCTTTCTTCTCGGGTATTGCACTGGATGTAACTCCTCAGATCGATAAGGCAGGTAATGTACTGTTGCATATTCATCCCTCTGTAATTGATGTAAAAGAGCAGATTAAGCAAATCAAAGTCAGTGACAGCTCTTTGGAGTTACCTTTGGCACAGAGTGAAATTCGCGAGTCTGATACTGTTATTAAAGCTGGTTCCGGTGATGTGGTTGTTATCGGTGGTTTAATGAAGACTGAAAATGTGGAATATGAATCTCAAATTCCACTATTGGGTGATATTCCCTTTATTGGTGAAGCGTTTAAAAATCGCAGCAAAGAAAAACGGAAGACAGAGCTGGTTATTTTGCTGAAACCGACAGTTGTTGGTGCAGATACCTGGCGTAAAGAATTAGAGAGAACCCGTAATCTGTTGGATCGCTGGTATCCATCGGCAGAATCTCAGGTATCAGGTGATAACGCTCAATAG
- a CDS encoding ExeA family protein: MYQQHFRLNETPFSLTPNTGFFFGLTPHLEALQVLQTALQTGEGFTKVTGEVGTGKTLICRKLINELPSDFHCAYLPNPYLTPQELRWAVAMELGLEYSKDIDQQQLIGLIQKQLMGLAAKGFSVVLVVDEAQAMSDDSLEALRLFTNLETESRKLLQVVLFGQHELDERLKEQKFRQLRQRITFSYNLRPLDRDEIQGYIQHRLMVAGYEGPTLFGAKEVKIITKASRGIPRLINVLCHKAMLLSYGEGCSIVKVAHIRAAIKDTEDTVVAPRRWFWIGSLGVLSLALSVGMTLVGFN; this comes from the coding sequence ATGTACCAGCAGCATTTCCGGCTTAATGAGACACCGTTTTCACTGACGCCCAATACCGGTTTTTTCTTTGGACTAACACCTCATTTGGAGGCGCTGCAGGTACTACAGACAGCACTACAGACCGGTGAAGGCTTTACTAAGGTGACTGGTGAAGTTGGCACAGGTAAGACATTGATTTGTCGTAAGTTGATTAATGAGTTGCCGAGTGATTTTCACTGCGCTTACTTACCTAATCCCTATTTGACACCTCAAGAGTTACGTTGGGCTGTTGCGATGGAACTGGGGTTGGAGTACAGCAAAGACATTGATCAACAGCAATTGATTGGTTTAATCCAAAAGCAACTGATGGGACTTGCAGCCAAAGGGTTTTCTGTTGTGTTAGTTGTGGATGAAGCGCAAGCCATGTCAGATGACAGCTTGGAAGCATTAAGGTTATTTACCAATTTAGAGACTGAAAGCAGGAAGCTACTTCAGGTGGTTTTGTTTGGGCAGCATGAATTGGATGAGCGCCTTAAAGAGCAAAAGTTTCGGCAATTGAGGCAGAGAATAACTTTCAGTTATAACTTAAGGCCATTAGATAGAGACGAAATCCAAGGGTATATCCAGCACCGACTAATGGTTGCCGGTTATGAAGGCCCGACATTATTCGGTGCCAAAGAAGTTAAAATTATAACAAAAGCATCTCGGGGAATTCCCCGATTGATCAATGTATTGTGCCATAAAGCTATGTTACTCAGTTATGGCGAGGGGTGCAGTATAGTAAAAGTTGCCCATATTCGAGCAGCAATAAAGGATACGGAAGATACTGTTGTAGCACCACGGCGTTGGTTCTGGATTGGATCCTTGGGGGTGTTGAGTCTTGCTCTCAGCGTGGGCATGACATTAGTGGGGTTCAATTAA
- a CDS encoding tetratricopeptide repeat protein, which produces MSVINQMLKALDNRQQAHQVSNLGRIPREFKGRNSPWLVLLVVFLCVAFIGCATVGYFWWQEKQAQFEAEIALLKQLQAKESTALVKLGEVEQLKKIPLPPQSHSERPVADKKQINETNKSEVASHDDDKAEITLNRSTGVVSSKSAVSTPEVDKDIVGSHTQKSSGSIAITPVRLTAAQLADKWVQMAESAEQHGDFESAEKQYIRVLELLPSRHVVREKLAALYYGQGKLEPAITLLEEGAVLYPRYAGYPLLLAKIQQVNGDLIGALDTLNAIPDNSARVIDKWVHQGDLAQKLKKFEIAEQAYRNLLGRESNQARWWMGLAYAVDAQGRYAEAAKIYKTALGKAGLSPQANQYIESRLAQLGANE; this is translated from the coding sequence ATGAGTGTTATTAACCAGATGCTTAAAGCTCTGGATAATCGGCAGCAGGCTCATCAGGTGAGTAATTTAGGCCGTATTCCCCGCGAGTTTAAGGGGCGAAATAGTCCTTGGTTAGTGCTACTTGTCGTTTTTTTATGTGTTGCATTTATTGGCTGTGCAACAGTCGGTTACTTTTGGTGGCAAGAAAAACAGGCGCAGTTTGAAGCGGAAATTGCTTTGCTTAAGCAATTACAGGCTAAAGAGAGTACCGCATTGGTGAAGCTGGGTGAAGTAGAGCAACTAAAAAAAATACCATTACCACCTCAGTCACACAGCGAGCGACCGGTAGCAGATAAGAAACAGATTAATGAGACGAATAAATCTGAAGTTGCCTCACATGATGACGATAAAGCGGAGATTACATTGAATCGCTCAACAGGTGTTGTATCGTCTAAAAGCGCGGTATCAACCCCAGAAGTTGATAAGGATATTGTCGGTAGTCATACCCAAAAATCAAGCGGTAGCATCGCTATTACGCCTGTTAGACTGACTGCAGCTCAGTTAGCGGATAAATGGGTACAAATGGCAGAGTCTGCAGAGCAGCATGGCGATTTTGAATCGGCGGAAAAGCAATATATTCGGGTTTTGGAGTTGTTACCAAGTAGACATGTTGTCAGGGAAAAATTGGCAGCTTTGTATTATGGACAAGGCAAGTTGGAGCCGGCTATCACTCTGTTAGAAGAAGGGGCTGTGTTGTATCCACGCTACGCTGGGTATCCTTTATTGCTCGCGAAAATTCAACAAGTGAATGGCGACTTAATTGGAGCCTTGGATACACTGAATGCCATTCCTGACAATAGTGCTCGCGTGATTGATAAGTGGGTACATCAAGGGGACTTAGCCCAGAAACTAAAGAAATTTGAAATTGCAGAGCAGGCATATCGGAATTTACTAGGGCGAGAGTCAAACCAAGCAAGATGGTGGATGGGGTTGGCCTATGCTGTCGATGCTCAGGGCCGTTATGCTGAAGCTGCTAAAATATACAAAACCGCCCTTGGGAAAGCCGGCTTGTCTCCTCAGGCAAACCAGTATATTGAATCAAGATTGGCCCAGCTAGGAGCAAACGAATGA
- a CDS encoding GspE/PulE family protein gives MKPKLKMRLGDLLVQEQIITDEQLHQALADQRITGQKLGRTLIKLGCITEDQLLKFLSHQLNIPYLDVTRRAIPASVVSLLPEVQARRYRALVVEDMGDSVLVAMSDPADLQALDSLEVLLSPKTLDIAVAPEQQLLNAFDNLYRRTDEIAAIAGKLEEEYVADEMFNLSALTESDSDNETTVVRLLHSIFEDAVQMRASDIHIEPGEKVLRIRQRIDGQLHENVLNEANIAAALVLRLKLMAGLDISEKRLPQDGRFHMTIKGHEIDVRISTMPIYHGESVVMRLLDQSAGLLTLNETGMPREILARIRQQIKRPHGMLLVTGPTGSGKTTTLYGILSELNTAERKIITVEDPVEYQLPRINQVQVNHRIGLDFSNILRTTLRQDPDIIMVGEMRDQETMEIGLRGALTGHFVLSTLHTNDAITSALRLLDMGAAPYLVASALRVIIAQRLVRRVCRSCATEYHMTPQEQAWLSGISGDDFSSVHLRAGSGCQSCNGSGYRGRIGVFEILELDDRMVDAMRSGDPQGFALAAKSSSHFTPLLESALRYLRDGMTTIEEIAKLVEDISDSEIPLNLDAED, from the coding sequence ATGAAGCCCAAGTTAAAGATGCGCCTAGGTGATTTGCTGGTTCAAGAGCAAATCATTACAGACGAACAGTTGCATCAAGCGCTGGCAGATCAGCGCATTACAGGGCAGAAACTCGGCCGCACCCTGATAAAGCTGGGGTGTATTACCGAAGATCAGCTACTTAAATTTCTTTCTCATCAGTTAAATATCCCCTATTTGGATGTGACTCGTAGGGCTATTCCGGCGTCTGTCGTTAGTTTGCTCCCTGAAGTTCAGGCTAGGCGTTACCGGGCTTTGGTTGTGGAAGATATGGGGGATAGTGTACTGGTCGCCATGAGCGACCCTGCTGATCTACAAGCACTAGATAGTCTGGAAGTCTTATTAAGTCCTAAAACATTAGATATTGCTGTTGCACCGGAGCAGCAGTTGCTCAATGCGTTTGATAATTTATATCGACGTACAGATGAAATTGCGGCGATTGCTGGCAAATTAGAGGAAGAATATGTTGCTGATGAGATGTTCAATCTCAGCGCATTGACTGAATCTGACAGTGACAATGAAACAACTGTTGTTAGGCTGCTGCATTCAATTTTTGAAGATGCGGTGCAAATGCGAGCGTCAGATATTCATATTGAGCCCGGTGAAAAAGTACTGCGGATCAGACAACGTATTGATGGGCAATTGCATGAAAACGTTTTGAATGAAGCTAATATCGCTGCTGCATTGGTATTGCGATTAAAGTTGATGGCTGGCTTGGATATCTCAGAAAAGCGTTTACCTCAGGATGGTCGTTTTCACATGACTATCAAGGGACATGAAATCGATGTGCGTATCTCTACTATGCCAATTTACCATGGTGAATCGGTGGTGATGCGTTTGCTGGATCAATCTGCTGGATTATTGACGCTGAATGAAACGGGTATGCCAAGAGAGATTCTTGCCCGTATTCGGCAGCAGATTAAGCGCCCCCATGGCATGTTGCTAGTAACCGGCCCGACGGGTAGCGGTAAAACTACGACGTTATACGGTATTTTAAGTGAGCTTAATACCGCAGAACGTAAAATTATTACCGTGGAAGATCCGGTGGAATACCAATTACCCAGAATCAACCAGGTTCAGGTTAACCATCGGATTGGGTTAGATTTTTCAAATATTCTCCGCACTACATTACGTCAGGATCCCGACATTATTATGGTTGGGGAAATGCGCGATCAAGAAACCATGGAAATTGGTTTACGAGGGGCTCTGACCGGTCATTTCGTATTATCTACTTTGCACACTAATGATGCGATAACCAGTGCTTTACGTTTATTGGATATGGGGGCTGCACCATATCTGGTGGCGAGTGCTTTGAGGGTGATTATTGCGCAACGTTTAGTGCGTCGAGTGTGTCGTAGTTGCGCAACTGAGTACCATATGACCCCCCAAGAACAAGCTTGGCTTAGTGGTATCAGTGGTGACGATTTCTCATCTGTACATTTGCGAGCTGGGAGTGGCTGTCAAAGTTGTAATGGCAGTGGTTACCGTGGTCGAATAGGGGTATTTGAAATACTTGAATTGGATGATCGTATGGTTGATGCCATGCGCAGTGGTGATCCGCAGGGATTTGCTTTGGCCGCAAAAAGTAGCTCTCACTTTACCCCTCTGCTTGAATCAGCATTACGGTACTTACGTGATGGTATGACGACTATAGAAGAAATTGCCAAGTTGGTAGAGGATATCAGCGACAGTGAAATCCCCCTTAATCTGGATGCAGAGGACTGA
- a CDS encoding type II secretion system F family protein has protein sequence MAVFSYRGRDGQGALVQGELDAASENAAADILLQRAIIPLELTELKVRKKFEISGLFRRGVSLEELQIFTRQMYSLTRSGIPILRAIAGLSETTHSQLMKDTLRDITDQLTAGRSLSSAMNQHQDVFDPLFVSMIHVGENTGRLEDSFLQLAGYIEREQETRKRIKSAMRYPTFVLIAISIAMVVLNVFVIPKFAAMFARFNAELPLPTRILIATSDFIIGYWPLVIMIIAGVITAIRFWHHTEKGEKQWDRWKLRLPAVGSIIERSTLSRYCRSFAMMLTAGVPMTQALSLVADAVDNAYMHDRIVAMRKGIEAGESMLRVSNQSQLFTPLVLQMVAVGEETGQIDQLLNDAADFYEGEVDYDLKNLTAKLEPILIGIVAGIVLVLALGIYLPMWDMLNVVKGN, from the coding sequence ATGGCGGTGTTCAGTTATAGAGGTCGGGATGGGCAAGGGGCATTAGTTCAGGGGGAGCTGGATGCTGCAAGTGAAAATGCAGCGGCGGATATATTGCTGCAAAGAGCGATTATTCCACTGGAACTGACTGAGCTTAAGGTGAGGAAAAAATTTGAAATTTCAGGTTTGTTTCGGCGAGGGGTTAGTTTAGAAGAATTACAAATTTTTACCCGGCAAATGTATTCGTTGACGCGTTCTGGTATTCCTATTCTGCGGGCGATTGCGGGGTTATCTGAAACAACACACTCCCAATTAATGAAAGATACCCTTAGAGATATCACGGATCAATTAACTGCAGGCCGTTCGCTTTCATCTGCGATGAATCAACATCAGGATGTGTTTGACCCTCTATTTGTTTCTATGATCCATGTTGGAGAAAATACCGGGCGATTGGAAGACTCCTTCTTACAGTTAGCCGGATATATTGAGCGAGAGCAGGAAACGCGAAAGCGAATAAAATCGGCAATGCGTTATCCGACCTTTGTGCTGATTGCGATTTCTATCGCCATGGTAGTACTAAACGTATTTGTGATACCTAAGTTTGCCGCTATGTTCGCTCGATTTAATGCAGAACTACCGCTGCCAACAAGAATATTGATTGCGACCTCTGACTTTATTATTGGTTATTGGCCGCTCGTGATTATGATTATTGCTGGCGTGATTACAGCTATCAGGTTTTGGCACCATACTGAAAAAGGTGAAAAACAGTGGGATCGCTGGAAGCTTCGTTTACCTGCGGTTGGCTCTATCATCGAACGCTCAACGCTTTCACGTTACTGCCGTAGTTTTGCCATGATGTTGACTGCTGGGGTGCCAATGACTCAGGCATTAAGTTTGGTTGCTGATGCGGTTGATAATGCCTATATGCATGACAGGATCGTTGCGATGCGAAAAGGCATTGAGGCAGGTGAATCCATGCTGAGGGTATCAAATCAAAGTCAGCTTTTTACTCCGCTTGTACTACAGATGGTGGCTGTCGGTGAAGAAACTGGGCAGATTGACCAACTATTGAATGACGCTGCAGATTTTTATGAGGGTGAAGTTGATTACGACCTTAAAAATCTAACGGCTAAACTTGAGCCTATACTTATCGGCATAGTGGCCGGAATTGTGCTGGTATTGGCTTTGGGTATTTATCTACCTATGTGGGATATGCTCAATGTGGTTAAAGGCAACTGA
- a CDS encoding MSHA biogenesis protein MshF, whose translation MDRQEKSESSLLESYRQLMTVILMMVLLAVLAFQYFGAVPNIAGQGLRLDYNRWLNVLGMLRSQWQGSGQPNIMAVSWIEQITPQSGTSVPVQFKASGVSRVTMSSGGWPLPEQWSTNGCEALWQKLLGVKVDGEGLQAEYRGDSKTCRYFVGDGASVNYQLTTGQVVFLTQ comes from the coding sequence ATGGATCGGCAGGAAAAGTCAGAATCTTCATTGCTGGAGAGTTATCGGCAATTGATGACAGTTATCTTGATGATGGTGTTACTTGCTGTGTTGGCATTTCAATATTTTGGTGCCGTGCCAAATATTGCAGGTCAAGGATTGAGGCTGGACTATAACCGTTGGTTGAATGTGCTTGGTATGTTGCGTAGCCAATGGCAGGGAAGTGGGCAGCCAAATATTATGGCCGTATCGTGGATTGAGCAGATCACACCACAGTCGGGTACTAGTGTGCCAGTGCAGTTTAAAGCATCAGGGGTTTCTCGGGTAACAATGTCTTCTGGTGGTTGGCCATTGCCGGAACAGTGGTCAACAAATGGATGCGAAGCGCTTTGGCAGAAACTACTTGGCGTTAAGGTTGATGGTGAAGGGTTGCAGGCTGAGTATCGTGGTGATAGTAAAACGTGTCGTTATTTTGTCGGTGATGGTGCTAGTGTGAATTATCAGTTAACGACTGGTCAGGTTGTGTTTTTAACGCAGTAA
- a CDS encoding prepilin-type N-terminal cleavage/methylation domain-containing protein yields the protein MKELQRGFSLIELVIVIVILGLLAATAIPRFLNVTDDAENASVDGVAGGLATAVGFVRAQWEVDGRLNDQVVLDGSRVSLDSRFGFPTGAVINNTIGVTSATAMTDESCQQVFNSVLQNAPRNVLYDQDARNKRYTVRMLNGAGGKGISIEENEVDNLDLCVYHQVASLKLNPTSGVPEGDLNLSVGKGVVYNPGTGQVVSFIN from the coding sequence ATGAAGGAGCTACAAAGAGGTTTTTCTCTGATCGAATTGGTGATCGTGATTGTCATTTTGGGATTGCTCGCGGCTACCGCTATTCCGCGTTTTCTTAATGTGACGGACGATGCTGAAAATGCCAGTGTGGATGGTGTGGCTGGTGGTTTGGCTACTGCTGTGGGGTTTGTGAGAGCACAGTGGGAAGTTGACGGTCGGCTGAATGATCAGGTTGTCCTAGATGGTAGTCGAGTATCATTGGATAGCAGATTTGGTTTTCCCACCGGTGCTGTAATTAATAATACTATCGGCGTGACCAGTGCAACGGCAATGACGGATGAATCCTGTCAGCAAGTGTTCAATAGTGTGTTGCAAAATGCCCCCCGTAACGTGCTGTATGATCAAGATGCTCGTAATAAGCGATATACCGTTCGCATGTTAAATGGTGCTGGTGGTAAGGGCATTTCGATAGAGGAAAATGAAGTCGACAACTTGGATTTGTGTGTTTATCACCAAGTTGCCTCGTTGAAATTGAACCCGACTTCAGGGGTTCCGGAGGGGGATTTAAATCTCTCTGTTGGAAAGGGCGTTGTCTACAACCCGGGGACAGGGCAAGTAGTCAGCTTTATTAATTAA